CACCCGACAACACTTTAATATTAGACAAATTGAAATGATCAGGAAAATAATTAGATTCATAGCATCACGAGACCCGAGAAAACTTTATGTCTTAGCCACAGAACCAGTAATAGAGATCACGCCAGagagaaaattagaaatattaaaagaaaatcataaCGGTAATTCCGCTCAACACTTTGGAGAAAATAAAACGATAGCTAGAATTAAATCAAAGTATTTTTGGGAAAACTTGGAGAAGGACGTGAAAGAATTTATAAGTAAATGCGTTTATTGTCAAAAAGAAAAACTCAATCGAATTAGGCACCGAGAAGAGGCATGTATCCCGAACACTCCTGAATCCCCGAACGACAAAATTGCAATGGATATCTTTGGACCACTACCGATAACCTCTAAGGGTAACCAATTCGTTTTGTCCATCCAAGATCAACTGACCAAATACCTaatccttattccgatgaaagatCAACGTGCAGAATCCATTATCGACAAATTAAtcgaacattttatttacaCCTTTTCGGCACCCAAGCAAATATTGACAGACCAAGGTTCAAATTTTATCTCAAACCTGATGCAGGGATTTGAAGAAGCATTCCAAATTAAACATATCAAAACAACTAGCTTTCATCCTCAGAGCAATGGATCCCTTGAAAGAACTCACGCTACGGTTAAAGATCTTATTAGAACTTGTAttaaagagagacagaaagaatgGGACGAAGTATTAAAACTTATATGTTTCGGTTACAATACGGCAGTCCATGAAGGAACAGGTCATACACCCTTTGAATTAACTTTTGGTAGAAAAGCGAATTTGCCAAGCGCGATATCTGCTACGAGTACGCTCACGCAGAATGAACTCTTTAAATTATGGAGCAAGAAACATGCAGAGTATCTAGAATCCGCAAAGAAaacgatagaaaaaaataaagctagaaataaaagaaatcaagataGGAAAATAAGGTTGCAGAGCTTATTTAATGTAAATGATAAGGTATGGATTCACAATGACCATAAGAGTAACAAGTTAGATTCGGAATGGTTAGGACCAGCGATCATATTAGAAGTTAAAACGCCGTactatatatgtaaaaaattaacGAATGATAGCGTGATAAAAATTCACGGAAATAGACTAAAGTTgtataaatcttaaaatttcaGATGTCGCCCACAGGAATAATACTAGGCTTAAGCATAACCTTAGCAAGTAGTTTTACACTAACACCTCTAAATGATAGTAGCGTATTCATAGAAGATATACAAGAAACGTATTTATACCATAACGTAGTAAGAATAATTGcaggaatgaaaaaaaaaaaaaaaaccatacgTAAAACTAGATGATACTACAGAATCATAGAAGCCACCGCACCTGTACCATAACAACAGCAGCCCTCCATCGAGTTACGACCTGAACGACACCGAATTCAACATCGCACCTGTCAGGAGAAAACGAGTTCGTTTCGGAGCAACGAAAGTCTAATGAGGGGGgaatgtcacggcccgataagaccaagacaacaaccctcgcaacacgtcaccaggcccaagttcacgactgattcagcacccgacaactttgaaccattaaacagtcccaaacctttgtaccccaaataagattacccattaatatataagaccccaaacccgtgtagccagcagtcgacgatcacctctgctacggcacgtctcgccgatccaactttcaaaataaaaagcaagttcaaattcccgaaatcttcgagtattcaatcgcgaaagtgaaatacggcgttccttcgcgaaaccagccatttcaccgtaacacaagcacgccgacgaaccgccaacatacattgtatacgcggcggcgcggcgacggtccacgggaagctgcagagaaagaagcgaagatcggttccgaaggcggtcgaaggaatgccatcgaacattcgctcgcaagcgtcggccagtattcacttcagagcagccattcgtgtcagtgccgtgtgttgtaagtacgtattatggcgattaggtttggagtatacattttgataagttttcccgaaaacaggccatttgtccgcacagtacggcggtctctttattttccgagatatttgcaaaaactgtctattttgatgtaaacttctgcctattttgaatgaccgaatttgttctttagggcgcgggagggttctttggttaaaatgtacaaggagatttttattatccaccctatgaaattatcgagtcgatgttctcccattttgcaatcaaattcacagaagttatttattcatgatcactataagttgtttctatatatgtattcattgagtgatacatgttcttatttatttccagtgttttcaaatgggtgaggttggccaacggatgcaatgctggttcggtctttacctcacgcactggttcctcggtcaccccagggtctcatgtttccttttcaacggttaagaagtaattttgcaggtatttcctcattatttctttatcaatgttttaatttgaatagatcttgttttcttcaacttggaatttatgggatatgggtcgtagggattggtattttcttatgacttctgtgaaatatattctttacgttcctcgagttttagcgccttatatatatacattaatacgtgaagcgaggtatgaaattatcgagtcgaagtggtcaatgttttttcactttgcaatcaaattcacagaagtaatttattcatgatcacgataagttgtttctatatatgtatccattgagttcataaacgttgaatggtcttcacaagtgcaagtatttcaggtagagacaattttgtaattgcaccgcaaacgatcccttcatttattctcaggttgtccctacaatttattttccttaccgcgtgtagtagcttgaaaacttcaccttctgccgttggatacatgttatatatacagggtgttaaaaaaaaaccattcaatatttatatggtatataggatacacagtgctgagtgaaaaagctatagtaaacataggtcgaaaggtcaaccgtttctgagatataaacatttttgttacattagacgaatagacttgattcgttggaggcgtcgtgaagtgttatagtgatatatacaatttagaagtgtgcgagaatgttttgttcgacatcgtatcatattctcgaacaaagattgtgagtgactgccggtgtgcaataattcgcaagagtcgtgcactgaatcgttcggacgtgtcggaaatccatggggtcgagacgaatcagtgaagaattttgctcttcagtgattgatctcgatcctatggatctccgacccgtcccaacgattgggtaaccgattctttcgaattattgcacacctgcaatgacttacaatctttgttcgagaatccgatacgatcccgaaaaaaccgttcttgcacacttccaaattccaaacaacactataatacgcgtcaatttgaatccgacattttcgagacggcgcatgaagtaattcttttttcttttccagaattatggaaccaaacaccatcaaatttgaaaaaatgtccttAGAACAGGGGCCATCCGCCCCAACGCCACGGGCCTCGCGGATACCGTGGCCCATTGCGGTAAAATTGTTGCCGCCCAACTTTCCGCCCTCCCGCATCCCGAGGCCATTTGAACGTGGGCCCCCGCCCACCTCCACGGCTAGGCTAAATTATGATTCttatgtaagtaaatatagaataaatgaagaaataataaaataataaataaatggtgaataattaaaaaattataaagcataatattatgtttcagaataaattggccaagctgataaagcgggcggagtaccgccagcggatgcggggctaaaaaaagagaggctgctttcatcacacacaggcgataaaataaactaaaataaataataataactataaattaaaataataataaatataattcttattatataatttaaatacaaagtaattataaattatttttataatgttgttaggcttcttttattcacttttcacgctgtattcttggaattcacttttattacttttttacacgcggtttgcaaccgtctcacacgctggttcgtttgcttctggtgaaaactacacgcacgcgtctctacgttctatcttttctttcgctccttcacacgtatttactcattctttctctctcttccttcgcgctcatttgttcatactcgctctctttcttcacgctcatttgttcatcctcgctctctttcttcatgctcacttcacgcgtactgacacattctttctctttctctcttcacgctcacttcacgccgctacaaTGTTATTTCCAAGAGGCCGCGGGGAGGTGGCCGcggcatcaatattaatcataattattattatagatgatttcttttcttttcgtttgtttgtttgtttatttcgatgttttagtttgttttgtttgtttgtttctgtttaattttaattttactttgaatattcccctaacataaattatataataaatattctgtaaggaaataaaaataaataaataaaaaataaatatatataaaatataagtttgtttgtttgtttattttcatgttttagtttgtcagttgtttctttgtttctttttgtttgttcgtttttgtttaacataaacgtaggggacggagccgttggcggaaatcgccgattaggtcagcgaaaacgcaaaaacgaccagcgtttttgtggagcaggtcgtccgcggatggccgaaaaacatcaacacaacgacaggtgaatgcccgagcgagcgcgtgcgaatgaatgtgagagagtaaggaaggtgcgacgaccgcgagcgatgtaggtgatccgattcgggtgtatgtattaaggaccatcggcctatatatgcgaggtaggtcgcggtcgcggaagtagagagtcagagtttgacagcgaaagagggagagggagagagagagatttcggtaGAGGACTTGATTTCGACCAGCCTGACACCAAAtccctacataaattatataatgattattctgtaaattaattttaaaaaaataaataccttttcttgaacaagtgcggtcttttctaccttatatgatattgtcctttcgaacgttcattgatactggaattctgtctgatccgtaattagaattgcgaggtgatatattttactgctttccgatgtgaaattgctaatataaagatacagtgacaaaacataataaaataaaaaaaaatgcgttagtcgacaggatttgaacaccggtcgtccggctgaaaacttggcacgctggcaaaccaaatcttgttgtaccgtagaaaaaatacggcattacacaggaaataatgaaactcgaaatctattcagtatctgccgctataatgatatatattcgtgaacaggacaatgagatctataagtgtgcaaagtttcaacagaatcggtgactcgaaggtcgtggcgtcttgcgaaacgtgcaagggtcagaaactttttcaaactgccgcttcaatattgcaatgagcagtttataagtggtcaattgtccttcctgaaggttcaatctaggtctgttcagaggccaaaatgcgaatttctgtctcatcgtcgagtaatttgcaatattcgacagcatacatattgtacatatgtaaacctctactatcgatttgcattatcggccgtattctatcgcaacgtacagtgtttgaatggtgccttttttctagacattttacgtcttaaataagtaagtaatcaattaaaaatgcataccaccgtgtttgcgcatgtttttgctacgtctgtgcagagcctttttttcgatacgaacactaaatctctcgaaattaagagaatctctctgcgacagccatcttgtgacgtcatacttgcttcagaaagcgagttttctgccgaatattacaaattactccacgatgaggtaaaaattcgcaatttgggctctggacagacgtagattggacttttaggaaacacaactgaccacttttaatcctaaacctaaaagtcataaaaaacctatggcacaccaaaatgactaacattcaaacggagaaaatatccgtctccgatataatgttaacacggataagcggacagcgaaactcgagaaccgtcgtcgccgaggagtggatcacacatgtcggctatatctcggtgtgagatcagaagaccactactaatccaattacaaaacttctttatttttcgttattttttaatgaaacttttaccaacatattcgtggcattctctgattaagatgaaaccaaatatgatataattccgaaacaCTCGGCGAAATGTCAACGGATATGTACATAGTTGACGTACTGACGTTACTGTTGCCATAAACGCCCTTTCTCGCGAGTCCAGTGCGTATTTTCTCTTTGCGCGTGACCTGATGGCTCCCATTAAGGCAAATGTCTGAAAAAATGACCCCGGCAAAGAGCCTTCGCCTGTACTATCCATTTCTCGAGTAGAAAATATCTGTCTTCCGGAatgtttatgaaatcaaaatttctacagcttcgaagaaatcgttcgaatataaaataccagagGTGAACAATGTTATCGAAACTTTTAATATTCAACGATTTCTTGtgttttttatcgtaaaaattcaatttccattcTTCCTCGCATCTACAATGGCGAGCTACGCTCTGTTTCTGACACCTGATTTGATTCACCGTCAAGCATGAATTTCCGAACGTAGCAAGCAATATTAAAACTCAATTCTTCCGCAAttaaccatgggatttcgcgagattggaaataaaataaaaatcacgtccgCAACAAATaacgcatttatttcattgcgttttgtgtataatcatTTAGCAATGTGGGGTCCAATTTTCCTTGGATTCCATTGTTGATTAAACTTCTGAGTTTGTGCGTTAATTCCCCGTATTCAGTTACAAGTTCAGATAATAAAGTTGCTGTACTGAGTTGAATTTGTCGCTGTTCTATCTTATCTATAACCTGATAGATTGCTTCAGTGGTTACATTTATGAATGATTGAATTCTATCACGATAATTGGAAAAGTCTTTAACAATGCCTTTTACAATGGTTGTTTCTTTATCTAGGTGTACGGCTAAACTTTTACTATCTGTATAAAGTTTATCAAGTTCCGAATCGTAATATTCGGCGTCCTTTTGACTAAGGGTTCCGAATAATACATTGGCTAAATCTCCAATGGGATTTAACCAACCACGTTTTACGTGTTTACTTCTATTAGGTAAAGTTATgcctatactgtataacatacgccatttttcattaatatcgcggttaaaacgttcgtgtaggagacgataagtTTGATTAATTACCGGATCGACGCTGTTAGGGAGTTCCACAATAGCTTGGTTGACGAGTTTTTCGATGCCTCTGAGTTCCTGTAGATCGTAGGTGTAAAGTGTGCGCCATTTCTTGTGGTATGTCCTTGTGACACCCATGTTGTCGAATTCCAGATTCGGCGTATTGTGTAGTTTCTTAATTTCCACAATGGTTGATAAAGCATAATCTAGACTAAAGCCTAGGATTATAAGTCTGTAACGGAATTCATGTtagcaaagggcctagccgaataagatggtcaaaactgcccttagacgtttttcaataattaatgaaccattcgaaagctgaccaagaaaaacccctctgagccaaatttcaaccccctatcttgctcgtgagggtagttacagggtaaattagattttgagcttttccgtgcattttccgcactctgatgcttccgaaaattctgaaaaaaatgtggcatattttggatcctaagacagatttttgagaattttttcagattttttggatgcaaactgtggtcgtaaaaaatgaaaaacctcaaaaaaatcggaaaaatgcaggtttctcaaaaatatgaaaacatgctattgagctgtttagtgccccaataaagtaccataacaggcagtgtcctcaattttttttagattttttgttgtgggaagtctctgtcaaaaacaagaaaaaccgaattttttcgacgtttctgctattaggaggaaagttacacttgttgattttatcgcaagtatatattaaggcatttttaacgttattacattgaaacaagtaagtgtttgacctcagaaatatgttttaagagaaaaataaattctatttcgtgcgctatataccagaatgttcgcaacggttacaacatcgccggttggccgagcagtcaaggtgtcggactacggagcggaaacgctgggttcgaatcccgtcgagggtaaagttttttttttccatacatcctctttattttttcaattttttattacatggtttattcatgtgatttttaaaatatttttttaatgttttaaaaatatttaagaaacatttttgaataaaatatatgtaaatatagttttagagtatctatcacttcctcgattctctaattgtatatgatcttcattacggtcctctctaacattcttaatattaaaattcattaatctggtttctaagccttgcgtcttcataaattagggaggaaatgagaagaactctgaataaataacacgcagcaaagtattggtttttgtccaattgaaagaaaagggctacatactaccactatttttaaagtggggtatcaggtacaaataagccttagccattcctctttattgtaacgtacatgaggatgtatttccgtttatagttacttgattgaaaaccatcatgaagaggggagacttttgtgttgtcgacagaggttttcgagatgttacatctcatttaacaggtcttggttttagagttctcatgcctgctttaaaaggtaatcgttctcaactttcgacgaaagtgtcgaattattcccgaaaagtcacgaaaattcattgggttgtagaggcaatgtatagtatacaaggtcaaaagtaccagcttccacacaaacaagtagacaacgaaacctttccagaaattggacataattggaactgcaaaacgactccatttcaaacagtatcctcggtagatactctggattttccggaaatgacagaagtagatttaaaaattcttttcacggaatcttaccaattttcgcaagcaatttctatatctggcggaaatcgtggacgaacacaataatataaatattaatttattacctaatccaagaaaataatatcattaaattcgaagtcaaatcggagtaatataaataaaagttagttaaaaatgttacctcaatattttttaaaaacatttaaaaaatattgttaaaatcacatgaataaaccatgtaataaaaaattgaaaaaataaagaggatgtatggaaaaaaaaaactttaccctcgacgggattcgaacccagcgtttccgctccgtagtccgacaccttgactgctcggccaaccggcgatgttgtaaccgttgcgaacattctggtatatagcgcacgaaatagaatttatttttctcttaaaacatatttctgaggtcaaacacttacttgtttcaatgtaataacgttaaaaatgccttaatatatacttgcgataaaatcaacaagtgtaactttcctcctaatagcagaaacgtcgaaaaaattcggtttttcttgtttttgacagagacttcccacaacaaaaaatctaaaaaaaattgaggacactgcctgttatggtactttattggggcactaaacagctcaatagcatgttttcatatttttgagaaacctgcatttttccgatttttttgaggtttttcattttttacgaccacagtttgcatccaaaaaatctgaaaaaattctcaaaaatctgtcttaggatccaaaatatgccacatttttttcagaattttcggaagcatcagagtgcggaaaatgcacggaaaagctcaaaatctaatttaccctgtaactaccctcacgagcaagatagggggttgaaatttggctcagaggggtttttcttggtcagctttcgaatggttcattaattattgaaaaacgtctaagggcagttttgaccatcttattcggctaggccctttaagtCTATTTAAATGGATTTTATAGTCTTTATTCCTGATATTTACTACGGCATTTAAACCATCTATTTGTTTAACTATATATGGACCTAACCACGGCATGGATAATCCAGCTAACCTATCTCTACCCTGATTCCTTACCCAAACGTGATCTCCTACTGTTAATGCTAAAGGTCTAATGTTCTTATCATATGCTAGTTTGACAGTTTCTttgatattttcaatattaGTTTCTGCATGCTTCCATGTCTTACGCAAATGATTCTCTATAGATGTTACTAAATCGCAATATGTTACTTGATCTTCTTGTTCTAACTGATTAATAGTCGGTggttttcttccaaaagctagTTCGAATGGCTTGTAACCCGTGCTGGTATGAGTTACAGTGTTGTACGAGAAGATTGCTGATTGTAGGTAGTCATCCCAGACTTCGCACGTTTCATCAAGCGTGACATAGGATCTTAAATAATCCTTAATTACTGCATGCGCTCGTTCTAAAGATCCGTTGGATTCTGGCCTGAATGCTGTTGTATGGATCAAATCACTCTTAAATATTTGACATAGTTCCTTCATCGTTTTTCCCATAAAATTTGCTCCTTGATCTGTTAATATTGTTTTCGGAAATCCATATCGCAAGATCCATGTATTGGTGAGAGCTGTCGCGATCGTTTCTGCCCTTTGATTTTCCAAGGCTACTGCTTCCATAAACTTGCTGAGTTGATCCTGTATGGTTAGCACGTATTTGTGTCCTTTCAAACTTTCGGTAAAGGGTCCCACGATGTCTAATGCTATCTTTTCGTTGAACATTCGCGGTGTATCCGTAATAGCTAATGGCATCTTAGTCGGTTGTCTAACAATTTTGGCTTGCTGACAAGAGTTACAGTTGTTGATGAATTCCGTAACATCCTTATGGATACCTTTCCATGTGtagttttccaatattttacTAAGAGTCGCTTTGATTCCCGAATGTGCTGATGAGAAATGACCGTGATGGTTATTGATTATTTctagtttttcttcttctgtttcCGGTGTCTTCAAAGCtggagaaattaaaataaactttTGATCTGCGTTGCGAAAAGTATCTTGCATGAGGTGCTTAATCTCATGTTCTTCCAACGATGAAATCTTCTTCAAATCTTCTAGGTGGTACGTGAATATTCCTTGGATTTCTTCAACAATCAGAATATCGCAAAGTTCTTCTAACAGTTTCTTTACGGTCCCTTGCGTAAAGTCTTGTCCAATTAGTTGTATTGTATCAGGTAGGTCGTATATAACTTTATCTTCATTTCCTTTCCTAAATTCTATATAGATTGCGTCTGCGGGTCGTTGATCTGAAAAGGTTATGTTTTTAGCCCATGCTGCCTTATGAGTTGTAGTTAACATCACCGGATTTCTACTAAGTGCATCAGCGTTAGAATTCAAACATCCCTTTTTGTATTGAATCTCGTAATCATACTCTTCTAAAATGATCCTCCATCGCGTCTGCATGGCAGTTgggtttttcatgttatttagcCATTTCAGTGGCTGATGATCAGTAATTATAACGAACTTTCGACCATATAAGTTGGGGCGCAAGTGCTTTACACTCCAAACCATGGCAAGCATTTCGCGATccgtggttgaatatttttgctcagcttcgtttagggtccgactcgcaaagctgattggtttttcttttccgctctcatctttttgtgccagtaccgctcctaaagcttcaccggaggcatcagtagataaaatgaattgtcttttaaaatctgggtacatgagtacacgatctccgcaaagttctgtcttcagatgttgaaaagattcctcttgttgTTGCTTCCACTCGAAGTTCCTGTCCTTTCTCAAAAGCGTATTCATTGGTTTAGCTAACTGCGAGAAATTTGGGATAAATCTCCGGTAATATCCTGCCAATCCTTGGAACTGCTTGACATATATAGGGGATTCATCTGTGACAGGTATGCTATGCTCGGTCAGTTTTGTCATAGGCAGTGCGTCGCCTGGCAAAGCAAAGATGTCCTCAAACTCTCGCGATACCTTCCTGACTAATTCAATAGCTTTCGGATCTGTCAAATGGGCTACCCGTGTATTttcgtctaat
This region of Halictus rubicundus isolate RS-2024b unplaced genomic scaffold, iyHalRubi1_principal scaffold0027, whole genome shotgun sequence genomic DNA includes:
- the LOC143363198 gene encoding uncharacterized protein LOC143363198; translated protein: MNLHLSIGGRLPQFSKKTEINKATRRNLEGYKTIMKILFGLIILGFSLDYALSTIVEIKKLHNTPNLEFDNMGVTRTYHKKWRTLYTYDLQELRGIEKLVNQAIVELPNSVDPVINQTYRLLHERFNRDINEKWRMLYSIGITLPNRSKHVKRGWLNPIGDLANVLFGTLSQKDAEYYDSELDKLYTDSKSLAVHLDKETTIVKGIVKDFSNYRDRIQSFINVTTEAIYQVIDKIEQRQIQLSTATLLSELVTEYGELTHKLRSLINNGIQGKLDPTLLNDYTQNAMK